Below is a genomic region from Paenibacillus rhizovicinus.
TGCGCTTGTCCGTCAGTTCTGCTTTGACCTTGTCCTTGACGGCCAGCGTTTCGGCACTCTGCAAATCTACGTTTTCATCCCCGATCAGGATGAGGCCGTCGAGCCAATCGATTTTTTTGTCCAGCGCTTCGGAAGCGCTTCTTAACGGGAGTACGATGCTCCCGTTGATTTTTTGCGGAGCGACATCCATCGTCTGAGGCTTGTTATTGATCAGCATCGTCTTGCTGTCGACCGTCAGCTTGACCGTCTTGTGCAGATTGGTGTTATAGAGAAGCACGTCATTCGGCGCTTGAGACTGCCAGACTGCATCCCAATTGCCATGATATTGTCCGGCTCGCGTTGCCAGAGTCGCCATCATGCGAATCGGGACGAAGAGATGACCGTCATGCTGCACCAAGTCGAAACCTTCGCTGAAGTCGCCCTTCTCGCCGTTGGTAAACATCTTATTCTGACCGTAGGCCGCGATGACCATCTGATCGAAAACCTCGTTTAACGACTTCTTCTTCCCGATATCGGCTGCATGCGCGGAAATCGTTCCGCTGACGCACAAGGCGCAAGCGAGCATAAGCCCTGCTGTTTTCCTCATAAAACTTTCCCCTTTTCGCCCAATTATTGGAACCGCATTACTCATAACGCCTAGACGTAACCTTGCCCGGAATTGTTTCAAAGCCGCCGTCGCATGGAACCGATCTATTTTTGTTATTGACATGGGAGTCATTAGTGGATAATATTTCAATTATTTAATTGATAATGATTTTCAATATCAATTAAGTGGCGGGCTCGTCCAGCTGCTGTGGTCCGGGCGACTTTACTACACCTGCACCTATTGCCCGCGACCGCGCCTTACTCCACCCGCACCTATCGCTCGCACCGACAGCCCAAACCTAACGAATCCAATAATCGCTATTAGCCCCAAAATCGGCGTTTTGAAATTGTAACGAATCCCAGACACGCTATTTGTTGCAAAAGCCCGCTTTTCCGCTTATTTTCACCCATATTTGTCCACATAGCGCCGCTGGGATTCGTTAGCTCGCTGGAGGTGCCGTTTTTGGGGCAATAAGCATCCTACGATTCGTCTAGCGCTGCCGAGACCACGCCCAGATGGGAATGCAAAAGCATTGCGGCAGCCAGCGCGCCAGCAAGCCCTATTTCCCGGATCAGACCAAACAGCCCCTCTAGATGCATGCCGCACCTAGAGGGGCTGTTTCGATGTTGCGTCAACCTGCCTATGCTGCCTATCCTGAAGCTTGCTCATACTTCGTAACCACTGGCTGCTAACGCTGCGGAACCGCAACGGTTTCCGCGCGCTTCTCGTTCGGCAGCGTCAACGAGACCGTTCCGTCCTTCAGGACCACGCCGCCTGAATCGTTCACGTACGCGGTTTGCACCAGTTTCCCGTCCGTTCCTACGCGGCCGCTGCTAACCCAGCTGGCGGGACCCGCAAATCCGTTATCATAATACAGGAAGGCCTTGTCGATATTCGGCATCGTCCCCGTGGATGCTTCAAGCTTGTTCGTCAACAGATGTCCGACGGCGTCTCCCAGGTTCGGATTGATGCGGGCCTGCCAGAGGACCACGAGGAAATCGTCCTTGTATTCGTAGTACGTCGCGATTTGGCTGTCCTTGATCGCGAAGAAACGGAGCGCCTCCCCTTCGGGAAACAGGAACTCGTCGTCATTCATCTCCGTCCGATACGTCTTCTGCATGGGCGATTGCTCGTAATGGATGTTCCCGCTCCTCACGGCGTCAATGGCGATCTTCCGAGCCGCCGCCAGGTCGCCCGTATAAAGCGCAGTCCGCACCTTCTCACCAAGCGGCGATTGAATGGCAACCGTATGGCCGTCCCATGCGACGTTGTAGCCATACTGTTCCGATACGAACCGCAGCGGTACATAGATGCGGTTATGGACGGACTTGACCGATACGTCCAGCTTTACCGTTTCCTTGTCGGTTCCGTAGCTCTCTTGCCGCTCGACCACGGCAACCTGCCGGCCCAACGTCAGCGTGATCGTCTGCGTCCATTTATGCACGCTGGCCGTTCGGGTCGTCTGATTCCAGTCCACGGCGGCGCCCAGCGCTTCCGAAACGGCGCGAAGCGGAACGAGCACGCGGCCTTTATCGTAAATCGGGGAACTGTCCGTTGCGATCGGCTTATCCATCAGCGTGATGCCGATGTTTTCGGCTGCGGAGACCGTCGAACCGAAGGTTATCGTCCCAATCGCTAGCATCGCAAATAAAACCTTTTTCAACATCTTCACTCCCCGTCATTCGTCTGCTTTCGTTCGTCACCTTGTCATAGACGCATCAGGTTGGTTTATGTTGCACTTGGACTTCAGACCTTGCAAGACGAAACCCGAGATCATCGATACGAAACGCAGGATGACTGCGTCGACGGCATGTCGCTCCGCAGCCTCTAGCCTCTTCTGCCCAGCTGCCGCCGCGGAATACGCGATAAGAGCCGTACACGTCCGCATCGTATTGGTCCCATCACCACTCCCACACATTGCCCAACATATCATGAAGTCCCCAGGCATTCGGCCGCTTCTTCCCAACTTCCTGTATCCTGCTCCCGGAGTTGCCGCGGTACCAAGCGATATCGTCCAGCTCACCGTACCGGTAGCCGCTCGTTCCCGCTTTGCACGCATGCTGACATTCCGCTTCCGTAGGCAAGCGATAGCCGTTCGCTCCCCAGTCGCAGACGATACTCGCGCCCCATCATCGCCACCCGCTTCACGGCCGCTTCAGCAATAGCTCCTTCAGCTCGAGCAAGTCATTGATCGTGACATCCGCTTGCCGAAGCTCGTCCTCCTGCGCGAAGTCGAAGCGGCAGCCGATCGCCAGGAGCCCATTCTTCTTCGCGGCATTGATATCCGTCAGACGGTCGCCGACGACCGCGGCATGTTCAATATTATATTTTCGTAAAATAACGCTCACGAGATCCGCCTTATCCAGCGAATCGATTTGCTGGATGCTGAACGTTTCCGTGACCCAGGCGTCCAGTTTGTAGTGGCTGACGATGGCTTGCAGATACTCGATTGCCCCGTTGCTTGCGATATAAATAGAGCAGCCCGCCTGCTTCAAATACTCGAAGAGCTCATAGACATGCGGATATAACGCGCCTTTGCCGTTGTGGATCGTGGCGATCAGATGCTTTTGAAAAAAGTCGTTCGCCGTTTCTCTGACCGCATCCGAATGGTCCGGCATCAGCGTCTCCCATACGACGGGCAGCGTTGCCCCCATGATCTCGCGATACTTCTCGATCGGCGTTCCCTTCGTCCATTCATCCCGTGACCTCAAATAGTCGAATGCAGCTTCCAGCGATATTTCCAGTATCTTGTCCGTCTGAAACAGCGTGCCGTCCATATCGAATATTAGCGAAATTGCCAACGTCGGTCTCTCCCTTATCCGTTAATAGATCTATTGTACATGCGCTTCAAAATATTACCACCCCGGCTTCGAAAATGTCTTCTCCATACCCCATTGACAATGTTTGGGGGAGGATGATAAAGTGGCACATATACTTTGATGAACGGAAAGGAGGGTTACGGACATGACGAACCGGACGAATGCAAATGTCTTTGGCGATGTTGGTTTTGCAAGCCATCGAAATGGACGTAACCCTCGCGCGAACAAACGTTAAACAAGCGGAGAATGGCAGATTCTCGCTTGTCGGACGCAAGTAGGCGCATGGTTGCGGAAACGTAATCGTGCGCCTTTTTATTTGCACCCGGCCGCCCGGCAGCGCTCAAGCTGCGAGCGCGGGATGCAATTGGGAAGAGGCGTATCGCTTACGGCGGTAGGCCTCTTTTTATGTTCCTCAGAAGCTGGAAAGGTTGTTGATCAACGTGTTTGAAGTCTTACGGAAATTAAGCTGGTTTTTCAAAATGCACTGGAAACGGTACACGATCGCGATCGTGCTGCTCGCGATTTGCGGCATCATGGAGGTCATCCCTCCCAAGCTGATCGGCTATGCCGTCGATACCATCGGGCAAGGCAACATGACTTCCGCCAAGCTGACGGAGCTGCTGGTCTTCTGGGGCAGTCTCACAATCGTCGTCTATCTCATTACCTGCGTCTGGTGGTCGATGCTGTTCGGCTCTTCCTTCATGCTGGAACGCACGCTCCGCTCGCGCATTATGCGGCATCTGCTGAAGATGACGCCGACGTTCTACGAACGCAACCGCACCGGCGACCTGATGGCCCGGGCGACGAACGATATCGGCGCGGTATCGAACACGGCGGGCTTCGGCATTCTGACGCTGATCGATTCCACCCTGTTCATGTCGACGATTCTCGTCGTGATGGCAGGCTTCATCAGCTGGAAGCTGACGCTGGCATCCATGCTGCCGCTGCCGATCCTTGCGCTCGTCATGCAGCATTTCGGCAAGAAAATCCACGAACGGTTCACGGTACAGCAGGATGCCTTCGGCAAGTTGAACGACCAGGTGCTGGAGTCCGTTGCCGGCGTCCGCGTCATTCGGGCGTTCGTGCAAGAGGAAGCTGACCGCAAGCGCTTCAGCGACATGACCGACGAGGTGTACCGCAGAAACATCGAGGTTACCAAGATCGACGCGCTGTTCGAGCCCGCGCTCAAAATCCTGGTCGGCATCAGTTACCTGATCGGACTATGCTATGGCGGATTGCTCGTCTTCCGCGGCGAAATCTCCCTTGGCGAGATGGTCTCGTTCAACATGTTCCTCGGGATGCTGATCTGGCCGATGTTCGCGATCGGCGAGCTGATCAACATTATGCAGCGCGGCAACGCGTCCCTGGACCGTATCAATGAAACGCTGGGCGTAAAGCCGAACGTGAAGGATGCCGAGTCTCCCGTAACGGTGGTCAACCCGGAATCGATTACGTCCGAAGGGCTCACATTCCGTTATCCGTCCTCATCGATCGACAATCTCGTCGATATCTCCTTCAAGCTGCAGCGCGGCCAGACGCTGGGCATCGTCGGAAGAACCGGCAGCGGCAAGACGACGCTGCTTCGGCAGCTGCTCCGCGAATATCCGATGGGTGCAGGCAGCCTGCAAGCCAGCGGCGTCCCGCTTACGGATATTGAGCTGGACCAAGTCCGCAGCTGGATCGGCTACGTGCCGCAGCAGCCGATTCTGTTCAGCAAGACGATTCGCGAGAACATCGCTTACGGCGTTTCGGGCAATGCGATGGATGAAGAGTTACTGAATAAGGCGCTGGAGCTGGCCGCCTTCCGGAAGGACGTCACGTTCTTGCCGGACGGATTGGAAACGCTCGTCGGCGAGAAAGGCGTCGCGCTCTCCGGCGGACAGAAGCAGCGGGTCAGCATCGCAAGAGCCGTTATCGCGAACCCGGACATCTTAATGCTGGACGACGCGCTGTCAGCGGTGGACGCCAAGACGGAAACGGAAATCCTCGACGGGATACGCCGGGAACGGGCGGGCAAAACGACGCTCATCACGACGCACCGCCTGTCCGCCGTGCAG
It encodes:
- a CDS encoding HAD hydrolase-like protein; the encoded protein is MAISLIFDMDGTLFQTDKILEISLEAAFDYLRSRDEWTKGTPIEKYREIMGATLPVVWETLMPDHSDAVRETANDFFQKHLIATIHNGKGALYPHVYELFEYLKQAGCSIYIASNGAIEYLQAIVSHYKLDAWVTETFSIQQIDSLDKADLVSVILRKYNIEHAAVVGDRLTDINAAKKNGLLAIGCRFDFAQEDELRQADVTINDLLELKELLLKRP
- a CDS encoding stalk domain-containing protein, producing the protein MLKKVLFAMLAIGTITFGSTVSAAENIGITLMDKPIATDSSPIYDKGRVLVPLRAVSEALGAAVDWNQTTRTASVHKWTQTITLTLGRQVAVVERQESYGTDKETVKLDVSVKSVHNRIYVPLRFVSEQYGYNVAWDGHTVAIQSPLGEKVRTALYTGDLAAARKIAIDAVRSGNIHYEQSPMQKTYRTEMNDDEFLFPEGEALRFFAIKDSQIATYYEYKDDFLVVLWQARINPNLGDAVGHLLTNKLEASTGTMPNIDKAFLYYDNGFAGPASWVSSGRVGTDGKLVQTAYVNDSGGVVLKDGTVSLTLPNEKRAETVAVPQR
- a CDS encoding ABC transporter ATP-binding protein, giving the protein MFEVLRKLSWFFKMHWKRYTIAIVLLAICGIMEVIPPKLIGYAVDTIGQGNMTSAKLTELLVFWGSLTIVVYLITCVWWSMLFGSSFMLERTLRSRIMRHLLKMTPTFYERNRTGDLMARATNDIGAVSNTAGFGILTLIDSTLFMSTILVVMAGFISWKLTLASMLPLPILALVMQHFGKKIHERFTVQQDAFGKLNDQVLESVAGVRVIRAFVQEEADRKRFSDMTDEVYRRNIEVTKIDALFEPALKILVGISYLIGLCYGGLLVFRGEISLGEMVSFNMFLGMLIWPMFAIGELINIMQRGNASLDRINETLGVKPNVKDAESPVTVVNPESITSEGLTFRYPSSSIDNLVDISFKLQRGQTLGIVGRTGSGKTTLLRQLLREYPMGAGSLQASGVPLTDIELDQVRSWIGYVPQQPILFSKTIRENIAYGVSGNAMDEELLNKALELAAFRKDVTFLPDGLETLVGEKGVALSGGQKQRVSIARAVIANPDILMLDDALSAVDAKTETEILDGIRRERAGKTTLITTHRLSAVQHADWIIVLDEGRIAEEGTHEELLLNNGWYREQYDRQQLASEVEA